The genomic DNA ggtgggagtgaggtccaaggtggagccggagaccaaagaggccagagcagatcaggcggatggccaggagaccaaggagaccagagcagatcaggcggatggccaggagaccaaggagaccagagcagatcaggcggatggccaggagaacaAGGAGATGATCTCAGGGTAGGGACAGGGTCAGAAGACctaggaggcggccacagggccgatacagggtcaggaggcctggaaggcagccacagggcagggactgggtcaggtggTGGAGCCGCAGGAGTtgtctctggaggagcgggcggCACCGCTGGAGGAGTCGTCGCTGGAGGACCGGGCGGCACTGCTGGAGAccctgagggcggagccgtggaagactctgaggcgGTGTTttacacctggggaaacaatcagggtaaatcaatcataaaatgaaactacaaaggactacaaaacacagaaaacaggaatggggaactaaacaagaatttcaacataagtctaatcacaaacagggaatacgtgacaactAACATTTGGAATGTTTATCCTTTCACTTTTGAAACACGGTGTATACTTAAGAAAtgtatcacacgagcaagagtgcgatatggccctacatcagcagaatgttagaaacagccaaagccatgatactagtagttctaaagtgatgtttttgagagaattggacacatttgttttgaaccagcaatggcagattctgatccgcggCATAAGAaaatagttccatgcacaaatgcattttttatgaccgtactcactTTTTCCTAGTTTTTTttcatttacttgttcattgaactgttgtatataagcaatatcacactcacaatcgtgctatatggccctaaatcagcactgctgtgattgcaTGCAGCCTCGTGtctgcagccgaatcacagcagtgttgatttagggccatatagcacgattgcgagtgtgatatttctTATATAcgacagttcaatgaacaagtaaatttaaaaaaatttcacaGAAAATGTTTGGTTTGATGAAACTGAATTTGCCCTCCTATCAGCACAAGGTCAATGCCCCCATCCCAACAATTTGTGTAGCAAAGCCAGTATTATAATTAATACTTTTATGAAAACATTTGGGAACTAAAGGTCAGGATTAATTTTAGAATACAACTCTTGAACACTTGATGttgaaaacatttgcaaaataCATGCCTAGATTTTGTTTAtcgtaaccattttgcctttatGTCTGAATCTATCTTTCAGGATATCTCAAAAACTCCAATAAACCCAGAGGATGTAAAGATTCTGACTATCATCTCATACCTGGGCATTGGCATGTCCTCTGTCTTTCTTGGAGTCACATTGCTGACCTATGTAGCCTTTGAGTGAGTTCATAGTATTTCCTTAAACAATGTCCAACAATAGAGAGTGCTTCCAGGGTGGAGTATAAACTTAAGGTGCTCTATGGTCAAGGGTTCATAAtagtccaaaaaacaaaaagttggataaccatggcactcttattaattaaaaagcctttattatcaCATGGCTTAATACAAAAGTTAACAGCTCTCCTACGTGTTTCAGCAAGAGCCTTCCTCAAGGTGAGTAACAAACAAGCTTCACACAGGTGAGAGTAATATCATTCATTTAGTAATTCACATGATCAACTAGTTAACTATAGTGTTAAACATTCGCTATTGTTACTTGTTTTTATACTCAAAgagaatattacaaataatacactaaacaaaaaaaacaaacaaaaaacaaaaacaaaaaaacaaataaaattacaaatacgGACTTAAATCCAAATCCTCATTCAATCCAGGATATTTCATAGCATTTAGCTTGTATATCAAAAAGAACGTTTTAAGTTTTAAGTTTTTGTTATCTACTACACTCCCTGATTGAAATTATTTAATGGTCAATACCTTGTATTTTAAGAGTAGATAGATTACAGTTgtgcattaatttaaaatatttagccATAGGATACTCTTCATTACCCCTCCTAATGGCATATTTATGTTGCAGTCGTCTTTTTGTTCTACCAATATAGAAAACCTTATAATGTGGACATTCCAACCTGTAGATAACATAAGTAGTTTTATAGTTAATTAAGTATTTGATAGAATAAATCGTATTCGTTTTTCCATCTAGAAAAGTTTTTCCTTGTACTACATTATCACAGTGATTGCACCgatgacatttaaaacaacccTTAGGTTTATCCCCTAAGCAATGATTTTTGCGAGTAGGTGGTAGGTAAATATGTGCTAATCTGTCACCTAAACTATTGCTTTTCTTAAAACTTATCATTGGAAGGTCTGGGAATGTATCTCTCAAAAAATCATCACTCTGTATAATGCCTCAATTTTTTCGGATAATTTTCAGCAATCGTACTATTTTGTGtaacaaaataaactttatttgatGTTTCAGATCTCATTTTCCTTTTTAACAAATCTGTCCTTTCCTGTCAAAATTTTTCACACGTGTTCTAGCTTTTTGGATAGTTCCGAACTTATACCCTCTGTTTAAAAAGCGCTTTTCTAAGTCCTTAAATTTATCCTCAAAATCTTGCTCTTTGTCACAAATCTATCAGTTTAGGAGGATGGAAACTCTTAGCATGAAGAACCGTATTTCTATCAGTAGGTTTCCTAAATACTGATGTATGGAAAAAGCCATCTTTATCTATggctaaacattttaaattaatgccCAACTGTAATCCATCTACTCTTAAAATACAAGGTATTGATCATATAAGTATTTCAATCAGGAAAGGTAATAGAGAACAAAAACTTAATCAAAGAGAGACTTTTTGGATATACAAACTAAATGCTTTGAAATATCCTGGATTGAATGAGGATTCGGATTTTATTCCTTAttcgtaattttattttttattttttttggtatattatttgtaatattctcTTTGAGTATAAAAACAAGTAACAATAGCAAATGTTTAACACTATAGTTAACTAGTTGATCATGTGACTTCCTAAATGAGTGATATTATTCTCACCTGTGTGAAGCTTGTTTGTTACTCTCCCTGAGGAAGGCTCACGCCGAAAAAACGTAGGAGATCTGTTTTAACTTTTGTAGTAAGCCATGtgataataaaggctttttaattaaTAAGAGTGCCATGGTTGTCCAGCTTTTTGGTTTTGAGTTCATAGTATTGTTGGAAGCTACAGGGttaccagtgcaacagtgcaaaCAAGTAAAATCAAACTGTTTATATCCATGAGCGACTCAAAATAGCTCCTCCAGTTGGATTTTCAATAAGTGCGAATTGATAAATATGACATTACAGTTCTAACAGGAATACAGATTGTTAGAAACTAAAGCAAGTAAtgaacattttttgtaaaaaactacagaaaaatagaaaatgcTGTTTGTCTCCTTTTGTTGGGCATCCTATGTTTTTCCTAGCATGTATGTTCTTTTACCACAGGAAGCTGAGGCGTGACAACCCTTCAAAGATCCTTATTAACCTCTCAGTGGCCTTGCTAGGGTTGAACATGCTATTCCTGGTAAACTCCTGGTTTGCCTCTTTTAACACAAATGGCCTCTGTATTACTGTAGCAGCCTTTCAACATTACTTTTTCCTGGCTACCTTTACCTGGATGGGACTAGAGGCAATCAACATGTATCTTGCCTTGGTCAAAGTCTTTAATTCTTATGTGCCGTCTTACATCCTCAAATTCTGCGCTTTTGGATGGGGTAAGACATTCAGAATCTCAGCTAAGATCTTGTGCTGTAAAACAACTAGTTCTAACTCTTAATTCCGATTGGATGagcacacctgtgaccacacacCTGGCAACAAGTTGCTGCTTTCCTTGGCAACAGCCTACATTTAGGATAATTTACTATATTACTTGGTGAAATTTTCTTTGGAAAATTGTGTACtctaattattatatataataaataattaacttttataGTATTGCTtgctgctgttttataaaagaaATAAGCTATCACTTTGTGTTCTGCCTAAAAACCCCTAAAATCACTGGGACTAAAAAACTTAGAGAAATGTATTTTTCTGTTCTGGTTCCATCGTTCCGCTGCCTCCTTTCCATTGGTAACTGGATAGGACGAAATTAAAGaatgtttaataaagtaatttttttttaaatgacagtactatATGCTAAGTGTAGGTGATGTACCAGTTATAGTGTTACCAGAGAAAAAAAGGACCTGgtcttgaaaaaaaaacaaaaaaaaaacactcaaaataagggacttgctgCAACCAAAATAAGTGATAATAAGCAATTAAATGTTCTTTCCCTTGTGGGTGAATTATCAGCATAATACAGTAGCctataaaataacttattttcaatacaaatactttttaatattaaatacattatatccccaaaaatatttcaaacatttcaaaaatacatctgaccatctaaaatcaattaaaagccaaaatctctctctcctgcatgcatgcatACACTGCGTGGGCACTTTTGGACTAAACGTCATCTTATGCGGgcctaattgttttattttaaacatgtaataattattttattttatttttattatttgttttaattacagatcagCTTCTCGTTCagaacccagcagcatcaaatctgtatcaatgcatcatatttaacaataattcagtgaagacttggaaacaactgagaaatgtactttttacctcaatatttttctttgtatctggattaatcatGCATGTATATGAAGTAGTTATATATAGCTGTCTAAAAGGTCTTCAGTGTGTCACAGAAGGCTACATTCACAATGTGCATTAagtcaaagaaatgtgtgatgcagcagtttccttcagaatcaaagcacatgcttatcatgttctgctaaaaagagagaagcctaatttttttGGGCAaaaggaagtggtgtaattccgaagatttactgtaataaatcattaccaatgtttaaaaataaccttttcactccggaacaattgaaagggaatTCATTCCCATTTttggttacattctgcaaaaaaatgtGTAGTGAGATAAAGTGTTGTTGCTGCTTGTTTATTCTTGAAATTTTGTTTACAGGTTTACCTCTGGTAGTTGTAAGTTTAGTCCTTGCCATAGATAATCATTCATATGGCAGAAGTCTCTCCAGAACACCTCTTGAGGAATCCACGCCATTGTAGGTGCCATAAGTATACAATTCCATGTCAATCTTAGTATCGCAGGCTTTAGTATTACACCTAAACTATTACAGCATGCCATACACAATTTATGTAATAATACATGCAAAAACTAGAGTTATGAATATACTGAGAAGTAACTCTCTCTATCTTCTCCCAGTTGCTGGTTAAAGAACGACGTGACCTTTTTTGTGACGGTGGTTGCTTTTGTTATCCTAATACTGGTCTGTAATATCTGCGTGTTTGCCGTGGTGCTTATACAGATCCGCAAAATGCGGGTCAATAAGCCTTCTGGCAGTGGAAATGGACTGCTGCATGACCTGCGAGTGGTATCCAGCCTCACCTTCCTGCTGGGACTTACCTGGATACCAGCCTTCTTCGCCTGGGGCCCAGCCAAAACATCCCTCATATACCTGTTCTCCATCCTCAACAGTCTTCAAGGTATATCTTGGGAGATAAAGTGGCTTATGCATTCAGAGTACTATATGTGTAACACTGTGTCTGTGTGCATACACACAATGGtacttctgataacattaggttcATCAGGCTGTGTAAGCAGGCACGTAAGTATGCATTATTGTAATGTTTAAAATCTCTTGTATTTTGCTGTATTTCAGGGTTCTTTATcttcctgttttattgtctgatgAAAGACAACGTAAGGAAGCAATGGAGGATACATATTTGCTGTGGAATATTCAGACTCGCTGAATACACAGGTTTGgctcaaataaataaatcgaaGGAAACAATAAGTGTTATAACATGAGTTTAAAACACTTTAAGAAAGAAAAGTGGCAGTGTTGTTCCATGTTATACAAAACTACTCAGACATACACTCATTGGGCAGTTCATTAGAAACACCTTTACACCTACTGCACTTATttgtgcgattatctaatcagccaatcgtgtggcagcagtgcagtgcataaaatcatacagatacaggtcaggagcttcagttaatgttcagatcaaccattgtagtgagcagaatagcatctcagaatgcacaacacgttgaaccttgaggcaaatgggctacaacagcaaaaaaccacatcgggaactttattaggaccatagtgttcctaataaagtgctaagtgagtgtattcTGTTCTCTCATGATAAATCTGATAAATGAGAATTAAGTCCTAGACCTATCATCACCCAAAAGAAATAGTGGTCTAGATTAAAGTAAACACTGTCCATTGTATACCATTGATAACCACCACCATTATCAATTCAAGCTTATTTCTTTGAAAGACTAAAACATATGACCATTTGAATTTTGACCAGATTGGAGCCGCTCTGTGACTCTGGGGGCCAAAGCAAAAGAAGGTCTAAAAGTCTGCTCACCGTCTATGAAGTCAGAGACTACAAGTGACAGGAAGATCTCTGATTGCTCAAACTCAGGGGCCAGCCATGATCATGTTTGCCTGACACAGGAGAGAAAGCACTGAGCAGAAAGATGAATTATGtgtattgattttcttttttgtttatgttaagtGATGTCTATAGTAATTTACTGCAGATATGCATTAAATTGGAGTGTTTTAGGTTCTATAGAGGGGATGTTTCCACCACATTACGTTAAAGAACTCACAATGTGCTATAAtaacaattttacattttctgttgtgttttgacTTACTGTGCTTCTATatatccatgtgtgtgtgtgttcttgatATAAAACACTTTGGTGGTTTAGCAGATGATATTTGTCCACAGCAATTTAAAGTACACTTGTACACTTGAACTTTCCAATGTCGTTATCATTGTCAAAATTATATTGATAGAACTTATAAGGTAGGTTTAAATGAAATTTGTATTTCTTGCAGAGAGTTGACTTATTTAGGTCTATGGTTAACGGACAAGTAGCTGAGTTGTGTAATTCCTGTAGctacataatatatataaattagacATCTGTAATGAAACTACAACTAGATTTTCTGTTGCAGATTTTGTTTCtccagaaattacacaattttaTCTTCATAATCAaactatcagtgttaaaaacagacatgttttttctgtcttttctataACCCTCGTAGGTCATTTAAAATCCATAATTTATTCCATACTTGAGTAATGGGTTTTGGTTAACATGTAAACTATCTTATTTGTGTTTATAGgctacatttgaaatatttatacTGATCGATTACTGTGACATTAACTAACAAATAGGCTAGAGGACAGTTAAAGTTATTCTGATCAGCAATGTCAACAGGAATAATAAAGACAACAACATACAAGACTTATAATTTGCCCTGAAGAAACATTTGTTCTGTCTTTTTTCAAGGCTATAGTTGGCAGTTGAATGGTCTAACTTGTTTGGGCACATTCTACTCATTGTGGTTAAAGTTCAGAGAACGCCCCAACATATAAAAGCAAAAAGTGAACTGGTTTCTTTTAGTCTAATCTCTCTTCAAATAGAAACTATTTACTTCACGGAGAGCGACATTCAAACAAATATTGCAGCGTGTTGGCCCCCATGGAATGAGTGGATCTTGCCTTTACTTGATTAATGTGCTCTAGGTCTAACTGACTGGGTTGCACATGTCTCATTAAAAAGACTTAAGATTCAACCAGTTTTATGGTGAGTaaaaatatatgtgtgtatgtgtgttattatatatatatatattataaactaTCAAGCTATCTCTAATAAGTTGCTGGATAAGAACtaccccagatagcacatgtacttTACATCACCCATACGActattttaatgtgtgttttcacatctggaagatgtattttttctGCAGTATATTGTATGTCAATAAATATGTCTCGGACAtcagtaagacattcagcagatgtctttgagatgcttatgatttaaaatttttgtaaatctgatctttttaatatGTTTAGCAGATCttaattagattgtgattctTGCcaaatgaaaagatctaaaacagacatcttggagatgtatgtgtgctatctggacTCCGGTTTTCTGTTTCGTTGGGCACATTTACTCACAtgttgtggtatttgtagtcctaATCTAGCAACTCAttagcaacatacattttttaaaacacagcagcttcaaaattcaagaTTGAGGCATGACTGTATGTAATTTATGTTATAGAAAAAAACACATATCTTGTAtctaagtaatgtttaccacagacatttttttttactcataaatcataaaaacattataaaaacctATAGGAAATTTCCAAGGGAACCCCTGGCAAATTTGGGTTCACCTACAAACTGATGTCAGGACTGCCACCCACTGCAGGACAGGCTCACTCCAAGTAACGCCCCCCTTGAATCACAAAGCGATTCTGTTGGctgaaagaacttttaaaatcctatgcaattgctctatgattcatgttgtcttatccatgtaaatatgacaaagaataagTTTAATATTAAATGTCACATATGATATTATTAAACGACAGATAGAAATGGAAAAATTAAACATTcgtctgttctgttttttccAGTTAGTACACATGCTAACCAGTTATCCTAATAGATTAGCATACTGCTACACGGTTAGTCTGCTAGTTACACAGTGGTACAGCCttttctcctcttcattttcatcacatttctcctTACTGTTGCCACCTAGTGATATGGCGTTATAATTGTATTTAACAGAAATTTTAAGTGGcagaatattttataattttaccaacttttcttttctttctttttttttttttttatctttttggtTAGGgtaaaggttaggtttagggctagggATGGGTGTAGGGTTACTGCGGGACATAAACACAACATCCAACTATTGCAAGACTTCATCAGTTCGCCGGTTTTTTGAAAGGGGTGTAACTTGTAGATGGCGTGCCTTGTAGTGGGTGAGCCTTAAAGTAGTCTTGCAGGATACAGACAGACCCTTcacccaggggcggactggccatcgggaaaaccgggacttttcccgaaaTGCCGGCCACGAAATGGGGCTGAATGGgcagcgataagctgaaatgggccgccacgttatgcagaatgggccacaaatAAGCGccgtgatatgccgaagggggcagtgatatgcagaaaaggacagcgaccccaCACActcgggccgatttctcttcccagtctgcccctgcctcCTCCTATAGGCTATATCTCTTTTGACGTTGATAAGTAATTATAGTGTAGATAATCATTCTAATTCTGTCATGTCGCTCACAGACTTAACAAGTTAAGTCAACAGGTTTCCTTCAGGTATAAAGGGACTGCTGTAAAAATATGTGGGGTTTGTCCTCAAAGCCATAGGGTCAGAGGCAAATGACCATTCAAACTAAGGGGGACTGTTTTTGCTAAAGTAGATTTTGAATGCAACTAATATAAAGTATAATAAATAGATTATATGTATTTGCATATTTGTATCTAATTAAGTCGCACAATTATTGTTGGTAAAACTTTTTGTCTAAAATGTGGCAGAAATCAAGCATTCACAGTTCAATTGAGTCACACCTTCTGCAGATCCATAACTGATCAATTCAGCAGAAGTGATAGAATTAGCAAATGCAGACCTGATATTTCCATTGTCCACTGAACCGTTCAAACTCAGCTGggttgtaatatacagtatgctatATTTACATCCTTCATTTTTCAATACCTTATCAAAATGAGGAATTTCCTGAAGTGATGGCATATTACTGCATTTTGAACgtaacatttatatagcacttttctgacacgacactcaaagcgctttacactgtgaacAGGgcactctcctcaaccaccaccagtgtgcagcatccacctggatgatgcaacggcagccatagtgcgccagtacactcaccacacaccagctattggtggagaggagagagtggagtgatagagccaattaatggatgtggattattaggaagccatgattgataagggccaatggggggaatttggccaggacaccagagttacacccctactctttttcaCATATGAGTTAAGACTTGACACAGTGAGCAAATGCCTACAATAATCTGTCACCACTGCAGGACAGATggttaaattatgcattgcacaCTGTTTCTTCAATACATAGATCAGTGATGGAGGAGGATCTAGAGAGCCCTGTGGCTAGGAAGACTGAGGAGCAGTCAGGTAGTGTACTTCTCACCTACTTCCAAGGAGACATCGGCAGCATGGTGGATGAACATTTCTCCCGTGCTCTGAGTAACACAACTAAACAAAAAGGAGAACGCTCCAAAAGCCAAAGGATCTGCAAATCGGCTCAAAAAAGTAACACTTCCTCGCAAATGTACTTTTACACAAAATCCTTGACTTGCTTGCTAAACagattcatttgtgtttttatttttaggcAGACTTGGGACAAATCAATGGgaaacacagtcacacacagggATTCCGTCCATGTTTCCTCCAGAATGGCTCCagttaaaaacaaataatgaaccTCAACTGAACACTCACATGCCACTGAATCACCCTGCAAACAGTGGAATTCTCTGGTCAGGGGGTTCTAGGCAGGGTATGAGTCTTGCTCTGCCCACCATGGTATACCCCTCGGTTGGATCCACTGATGGTTTGGTGGTGGCAGAATACCAATATACTCATTCTCTGTTAAACCTGCTCAACAATGATCGCCCCGATCTGGGCACAGTAGTGGTGGCCCCCTCCAAACAAGACCACATTT from Myxocyprinus asiaticus isolate MX2 ecotype Aquarium Trade chromosome 22, UBuf_Myxa_2, whole genome shotgun sequence includes the following:
- the vgll1 gene encoding transcription cofactor vestigial-like protein 1 translates to MEEDLESPVARKTEEQSGSVLLTYFQGDIGSMVDEHFSRALSNTTKQKGERSKSQRICKSAQKSRLGTNQWETQSHTGIPSMFPPEWLQLKTNNEPQLNTHMPLNHPANSGILWSGGSRQGMSLALPTMVYPSVGSTDGLVVAEYQYTHSLLNLLNNDRPDLGTVVVAPSKQDHISGWTKDPGFRD